One part of the Streptomyces sp. AM 2-1-1 genome encodes these proteins:
- the hemW gene encoding radical SAM family heme chaperone HemW, whose product MPSVLPDGEPVPDDGALPRHALEGAADRPLGFYLHVPYCATRCGYCDFNTYTATELRGSGGALASRDNYAAHLIEEVRRARTVLGDDPRPVRTVFVGGGTPTLLPAADLVRMLAAIRDEFGLAPDAEITTEANPESVGPAYLAELRAGGFNRISFGMQSAKQHVLKILDRTHTPGRPEACVAEARDAGFDHVNLDLIYGTPGESDDDWRASLDAAIGAGPDHVSAYALIVEEGTQLARRIRRGEVPMTDDDVHADRYLIADEAMAAAGFSWYEVSNWARTPEGRCLHNELYWRGADWWGAGPGAHSHVGGVRWWNVKHPGAYAQALAEGRSPGAGREILSVEDRRVERVLLELRLLDGCPLSLLKPDGLAASRRVLGEGLLEPGPYEEGRAVLTLRGRLLADAVVRDLVD is encoded by the coding sequence ATGCCTTCCGTACTGCCCGATGGTGAGCCCGTGCCCGACGACGGGGCGTTGCCCCGCCACGCCCTGGAAGGCGCCGCCGACCGCCCCCTCGGCTTCTACCTGCACGTCCCGTACTGCGCGACCCGCTGCGGCTACTGCGACTTCAACACCTACACCGCCACCGAGCTGCGCGGCTCGGGCGGCGCCCTGGCCTCCCGCGACAACTACGCCGCCCACCTGATCGAGGAGGTCCGCCGGGCCCGCACGGTCCTCGGTGACGACCCGCGCCCGGTGCGCACGGTCTTCGTCGGCGGCGGCACGCCCACCCTGCTGCCCGCCGCCGACCTCGTGCGGATGCTGGCGGCGATCCGCGACGAGTTCGGGCTCGCCCCGGACGCGGAGATCACCACCGAGGCGAACCCGGAGTCGGTCGGACCGGCCTACCTGGCCGAGCTGCGCGCGGGCGGCTTCAACCGGATCTCCTTCGGCATGCAGAGCGCCAAGCAGCACGTGCTGAAGATCCTGGACCGCACCCACACCCCCGGGCGGCCCGAGGCCTGCGTCGCCGAGGCGAGGGACGCCGGGTTCGACCACGTCAACCTGGACCTGATCTACGGCACTCCGGGGGAGTCCGACGACGACTGGCGGGCCTCCCTGGACGCGGCGATCGGCGCGGGCCCCGACCACGTGTCGGCGTACGCGCTGATCGTGGAGGAGGGCACCCAGCTGGCCCGCCGCATCCGGCGCGGCGAGGTCCCGATGACCGACGACGACGTGCACGCCGACCGCTACCTGATCGCCGACGAGGCGATGGCCGCCGCCGGCTTCTCCTGGTACGAGGTCTCGAACTGGGCCCGCACCCCCGAGGGCCGCTGCCTGCACAACGAGCTGTACTGGCGCGGCGCCGACTGGTGGGGCGCCGGGCCGGGCGCGCACAGCCACGTCGGCGGCGTGCGCTGGTGGAACGTGAAGCACCCGGGGGCGTACGCGCAGGCGCTCGCCGAAGGGCGTTCGCCCGGCGCGGGCCGGGAGATCCTCTCCGTCGAGGACCGCCGCGTGGAGCGCGTCCTGCTGGAACTCCGGCTCCTTGACGGCTGCCCCCTCTCGCTGCTCAAGCCGGACGGCCTCGCCGCCTCCCGACGGGTCCTCGGCGAGGGCCTCCTGGAACCCGGACCGTACGAGGAGGGCCGCGCGGTCCTCACCCTGCGCGGACGGCTCCTCGCCGACGCGGTCGTGCGCGACCTGGTCGACTGA